In the Arthrobacter sp. Soc17.1.1.1 genome, CGGGAAGGGCGTCGAGGTGCAGGACCGTCCGCTCGGGGTCTGCGAGGCCGTGGCCTTCGCGAACCAGACCGGCGGACTGCCGTCGAAACCCACGGTGCTGCCCGACCGGTCCAGCGGCTACTACGCCTATACCGACCCGGCGACCCGCGCCGCGGTGGTGGTGGGCCTGACCTACCAGGACGGCACCGTGTCGCTCTGCCGGCCGGTCCGGGAGCCCGGGACGGGCAGCCCGCAGCCCCGCCAGCGCGAACTCCCCCTCCTCGGCAGGGGCGACACCTATGCCTACGAGATCCGGTCCGGTGGACTCACGCTCATCGGTGAGCGCTCGGCGGACGGCACCGTCACGCGCGACGGCGCGCCCGCGTCCTAGGCGTCGGCCCGCCGGCGCCACTCCTCGGCCAGGATGCCGTATCCCACCCCGTCCAGCCACCGTCCGGAGCGGTGCAGGGACGCGGCTCGCGTGCTCGATTCGCGCCGCATGCCCAGTCGCTCCATCAGGCGCCAGGAGGGCGTGTTGTCCGCGAAGCACTGTGCCACGACCCGCCGTACGCCGAGGTCCTCGAAGGCGAGCCGCAGCAGTTCCGCCGCGGCCTCCGTGGCGTACCCCTGCCCGGTGAACGCGGGATCGAGGGCCCAGCCGATCTCGGCCGTCGTCGCGCGCGCCCTGGCGGTGACCTCCACCTGGGCCACCGCGTCCTCGACGGCGAGGTACAGGTCCCCGATCAGGGTGCCGCCGAGTTCCAGGACGTAGGTGGCGGCGAGGCGCTCGGGCTGTCGCAGCCGCTCGACGAACGCGTGCTCGTCCGACGGGTGCGTCGGGAGCCACTCTGAGACGGCGGCCAGCCTGCGATAGGCGAAGACCGACGGGAGGTCCGCGACCGCCGCGGGGCGGAGGGCGAGCCGCTCCGTGCGGACGGGCCAGCGCGTGGCGGGGAAGGACGTCATGCGGACATCATTCCCCGCGCCGGCCGGAGGACCGAACGCGCAATCAGTAGTACACTAACTATTAGGCTACTGACGATTGGAGGCGGACGCACCGTGGAGACGACCCTCGACGACGACCTCCTGCTCGAGCGCCAGCTGTGCTTCGCCCTGTCCGTGGCATCGAGGAGCGTGGTGGGCGCCTACCGGCCCGTGCTCGAGCAGCTCGACCTGACCCACCCGCAGTATCTCGTGATGCTCGCCCTGTGGGAGGAGAGCCCCCGCACGGTCCGGGACGTCGGCCGGGCGCTCGCCATGGAGTCGGCGACCCTCTCCCCCATGCTGAAGCGACTCGAATCCCAGGGGCTGCTCACCCGCACCCGCGTGCCCGGCAACGAACGGGCCCTCGCCGTGGACCTCACGCCGGCGGGACGCGACCTCCGCGCCGCCGCGCGCAGGGTGCCCGCCACCATGATGGAGCGGCTCGGGCTCACGCGCGAGCAGGTGGAGGCACTGAACGGAGCCATGCACGACATCATCCGCGCCACGGGGACCGAGCTCCCGGGCTCCCCCCGCGGTACGGATGCCATCCGCACGACACCAGGAGAGACCTCGGAATGAGCAAGAAGGAACCGCTGTCCGCGCGCTTCATGACCGCCACGGGAAAGCTGCGCATGTTCTTCGGGCCCGCTGCCCGCGGCACCACCACGGGCCCCATCGTGTACCGCGACGACGAGGCGCACCGACGGCGGCAGGAGGAACTGCAGCAGTGGACGGTGGTGCGGAACCCGGACGGCTCCACCTACCTCACCACCCGGCAGGAGCCGTAACCGGCAGACCCCCGGGGTCCGGACGACGTGCCCCGGGCGTCGACGCAGGCGGGTTTCGGAATTCCTGCGTCGGACCTGGCGTAGAGCGGCCACTGCAGGTGGCAGACTGTCCATGACAATGTCATGTGCCCTTGGCAACCACTGGGCGCATTCCTGACCGAGCAAAGGTCCTCCATGAGTACACAGTGCCCGTCTGCGCCCGCGTCCCTCGACGCCGCAGACCTCTCCCGGACCACGCTCCTCGTGGCCGGCGTCCGCGCCGCGCAGGATGCCGGGGCCGAAGCCGACCGGCTGGCCGCCGAGTCGGCCGAACTCCTCGACACCCTCGAGCAGACCATCGAGCGCCTCGCCTTCGCCCATCACGGGTGCATCCCCGCCGTCGAGGACCGGCAGGCCGACGACGAGGCCTTCGAGTGGGTCCGGCAGTCCCTCGAGGACATCTCGGCGACGCTGCGCGGGCTGGCACTCGGCCGTGCGGGATCCTGGCACACCGGGGCCCGGTAGTCCCCGTCACCGGCCCGAGCGGCCGGTCAGATGGACTGGCGGGCCCTGATGCCCGCACGGCCCATCGCGTCCGTGTAGGCCGACTGGATGTCCTTCAGCCACTGCTCCTGGTTGGCGGGCGTCCCCTTGAAGGCGCGCTCACCCGGGGACCGGACCTCGTAGATCTTGAAGCCGCGCTTCGCGATGGCCCGGTTCTCCAGCTTCATGAGCCGCCGTGCGGC is a window encoding:
- a CDS encoding GNAT family N-acetyltransferase produces the protein MTSFPATRWPVRTERLALRPAAVADLPSVFAYRRLAAVSEWLPTHPSDEHAFVERLRQPERLAATYVLELGGTLIGDLYLAVEDAVAQVEVTARARATTAEIGWALDPAFTGQGYATEAAAELLRLAFEDLGVRRVVAQCFADNTPSWRLMERLGMRRESSTRAASLHRSGRWLDGVGYGILAEEWRRRADA
- a CDS encoding MarR family winged helix-turn-helix transcriptional regulator; the protein is METTLDDDLLLERQLCFALSVASRSVVGAYRPVLEQLDLTHPQYLVMLALWEESPRTVRDVGRALAMESATLSPMLKRLESQGLLTRTRVPGNERALAVDLTPAGRDLRAAARRVPATMMERLGLTREQVEALNGAMHDIIRATGTELPGSPRGTDAIRTTPGETSE